One genomic window of Legionella jordanis includes the following:
- a CDS encoding conjugative transfer ATPase produces the protein MKRLTNWLLGEMNSQAIKEQTIKKQYANPLPSFADRLAIVDFDEQEQVFLFADGKSLGSGFELGDIQAEAASHEYLQALFNKIRDTFATVVPLHAIDPWVMQMFVQDEYCLDPVIDHIKAQIPQQFIDSPLTQDYLQRLHDLYNKMTRPEGLFLDPKTGAPYRGRRRRIRVLFYRQLHQTTLTREQILIEHQEVISQIETKLRSPGLEIKRLKGQDYYQWWIRWFNPKSADEILEHYPYPNLIPAGFNLAQNIFFSPPESDEHGFIFEGCKQKVLYVDGLKEAPIIGLVSRERQQANPKHRYALLDTLPEGSIYTIQVVFSHDENLDSHLTRLEKGIVGTSLKPQEVRDDIKTARNELSTGNRLFWVNQAVFYQVEDEQQAQAIEKNLHTIFNDAKMPLIHSSYDIHPLNSWLNALPFNFDPRYARKYLCFDRLMYATELAALLPVYGRNQGARHLPCFPFFNRLGEPVFFDLLHHDFISQNSHCAIFANSGGGKSVLTGWMIQSLLAMKNARVVLFEMGNSFDRMLVHAKAHGKKTKQLLLSNKKEEAVPLNPFCEAYKAIPEITDNLSAEQAALIAQKIIDLKDPAHSEDLACGDGSRAYLAELALALRTMITEANSMEEEQFTLADETLLIEVLIDAILTSFNDGIPQMLTEHIVSAFQRRLDKETVTRKKDRILDMHDRLNSYVINSAKSRFFNVPTEPLGDFDIFHIDISAIKDDTGKLALVMVSLLPRILAMAEATQNDNRPTFLFIDESHLQFQIPSVVTVCLLVAKVARKLGLWLVAITQNVTDMNSEKAAKILSLIETWILLGLDEKEITDVKRFKSLTPQQETLIRDIDSQKGLYAEAVLLGSRYQGLFRVIPPRYLLALLMTEKSEKAQRHLLEKEHDVLEAAEIMAKKLEQPKATTHSRAYFYD, from the coding sequence ATGAAACGATTAACTAACTGGTTGCTTGGGGAAATGAATTCCCAAGCCATCAAAGAACAAACGATTAAAAAGCAATACGCCAATCCGTTGCCCTCTTTTGCTGACAGACTGGCTATTGTTGATTTCGATGAACAAGAACAGGTGTTTTTATTTGCCGATGGAAAAAGTTTGGGATCAGGGTTTGAGCTAGGCGATATTCAAGCCGAAGCTGCTTCCCATGAATACTTGCAAGCTCTCTTTAATAAAATTCGCGATACCTTTGCAACAGTGGTTCCACTCCATGCAATAGACCCTTGGGTTATGCAAATGTTTGTTCAAGACGAATATTGCCTTGATCCGGTTATCGACCATATTAAAGCCCAAATTCCACAACAGTTTATTGACAGCCCATTAACGCAAGATTACTTACAACGTCTGCACGATCTCTACAATAAAATGACCAGGCCAGAAGGTTTATTTCTCGATCCTAAAACAGGTGCGCCTTATCGAGGACGAAGACGACGAATCAGAGTATTGTTTTATAGGCAACTACATCAAACCACTTTAACCAGAGAACAAATTCTTATCGAACATCAAGAAGTCATCAGTCAGATTGAAACCAAACTACGCTCACCAGGTTTAGAAATCAAACGCCTTAAAGGTCAGGATTATTATCAGTGGTGGATACGCTGGTTTAATCCGAAATCAGCCGATGAGATCTTGGAACACTATCCCTACCCCAATCTCATACCCGCAGGTTTTAATCTGGCGCAAAATATATTCTTTTCGCCACCAGAAAGCGATGAACATGGATTTATCTTTGAAGGATGTAAACAAAAAGTTCTGTATGTTGATGGTTTAAAGGAAGCGCCCATTATTGGTTTAGTCTCCCGAGAAAGACAACAAGCCAATCCGAAACACCGCTATGCGCTTTTGGATACCTTGCCAGAAGGAAGTATCTACACCATTCAAGTCGTCTTTAGCCATGATGAGAATCTGGACTCTCATCTCACACGATTAGAAAAGGGAATTGTGGGAACCAGCTTAAAACCACAAGAAGTAAGAGATGATATTAAAACTGCCCGTAATGAGTTAAGCACTGGCAATCGTCTGTTCTGGGTTAATCAGGCTGTTTTTTATCAAGTCGAAGATGAACAACAAGCCCAAGCCATAGAAAAAAACCTGCATACCATTTTCAATGATGCCAAGATGCCCTTAATTCATTCCAGCTATGATATTCACCCTTTAAATTCCTGGCTCAATGCCTTGCCGTTTAATTTCGATCCCCGCTATGCCCGTAAGTACTTATGCTTTGACCGTCTAATGTATGCCACGGAACTTGCAGCATTGCTTCCAGTCTATGGCCGAAACCAAGGGGCAAGGCATCTACCCTGCTTTCCTTTTTTCAACCGCTTAGGCGAACCTGTTTTCTTTGACTTACTTCACCATGATTTTATCAGCCAAAATTCGCATTGCGCGATTTTCGCCAACTCTGGTGGTGGCAAGTCAGTTTTAACAGGTTGGATGATTCAATCACTACTCGCCATGAAAAACGCTCGTGTAGTACTTTTTGAAATGGGGAACTCGTTTGATCGGATGCTCGTTCATGCCAAAGCCCATGGTAAGAAAACCAAGCAATTATTATTAAGCAATAAAAAAGAAGAAGCTGTTCCATTAAATCCATTTTGTGAAGCGTATAAAGCAATTCCAGAAATAACAGATAATTTAAGCGCAGAACAAGCTGCTTTAATAGCTCAAAAAATCATAGATCTTAAAGATCCTGCTCACTCAGAAGATTTAGCTTGTGGTGATGGTTCTCGTGCATACCTTGCAGAGCTTGCTTTAGCTTTGCGTACCATGATTACCGAAGCCAATTCCATGGAAGAAGAACAATTTACCCTAGCTGATGAAACGCTGCTAATCGAAGTATTAATTGATGCCATTCTAACTTCATTTAACGATGGCATACCACAAATGCTGACTGAACATATTGTGAGTGCATTTCAACGACGATTGGATAAAGAAACGGTGACGCGTAAGAAAGACCGGATTCTGGATATGCACGACCGATTAAACAGTTATGTCATTAACAGCGCCAAATCACGCTTCTTTAATGTGCCAACAGAACCTTTAGGTGATTTTGATATCTTTCATATTGATATTTCTGCCATTAAAGATGACACCGGAAAACTGGCTTTGGTCATGGTGTCTTTGTTGCCAAGAATACTGGCCATGGCGGAGGCTACTCAAAACGACAATAGGCCAACCTTTCTTTTTATTGATGAATCCCATCTGCAATTTCAAATTCCTTCTGTGGTAACGGTGTGCCTATTAGTGGCCAAAGTAGCCAGAAAACTAGGGCTTTGGCTGGTTGCGATTACTCAAAACGTCACTGACATGAATTCTGAAAAGGCTGCAAAGATTTTATCGCTAATTGAAACCTGGATTTTATTGGGACTGGATGAAAAAGAAATCACTGATGTGAAACGCTTTAAATCCTTAACACCGCAACAAGAAACCTTAATCAGAGATATTGATTCACAAAAAGGTTTGTATGCAGAAGCAGTTTTATTAGGCTCACGCTATCAAGGATTGTTTCGTGTCATTCCACCTCGCTACCTGCTTGCCCTCTTAATGACTGAAAAATCAGAAAAAGCACAACGCCACCTCCTGGAGAAAGAACATGATGTCCTTGAAGCAGCTGAAATCATGGCTAAAAAACTCGAACAACCAAAAGCAACTACTCATAGCAGGGCTTATTTTTATGACTAA
- a CDS encoding TIGR03756 family integrating conjugative element protein translates to MTNTAFAIESTSPPHPVNTFTIATRVLQKLFQNSHYKVIGSCTWTVGRLPPRLEVTPAVEQFLPDLVITVSNKPEENPWLEARTLYENKAARTMYQQAYKAATGSALGFGNDSGQTTDLHINDERTRIVDVIGSPAAFYRIPYLSHKPETGFGVPYYLAEADAVMDRTEAAELLYMGTHPHLLINHEIGTFTQHWGSEIPRLMRVTQPYNYRASVVAAMHAVDIVTNKNPLHVTKSTANSCGKNCVVSNAIYDPQNTKVIWQEIYPLNRNIHPGDAQDFGIEDEKAGNGNYVFILWRKYRGCIQNKGKLVNFLTFPKVGQPQKR, encoded by the coding sequence ATGACTAATACTGCCTTTGCTATAGAAAGCACAAGCCCACCGCATCCAGTGAATACCTTCACAATTGCTACACGAGTTTTGCAAAAGTTGTTTCAAAATAGCCATTACAAAGTCATTGGCTCTTGCACTTGGACGGTGGGACGTTTACCGCCAAGGCTTGAAGTCACTCCTGCGGTTGAGCAGTTTTTGCCTGATTTAGTAATTACCGTCAGCAATAAACCTGAAGAAAATCCCTGGCTTGAAGCTCGAACGCTTTATGAAAACAAAGCAGCAAGAACGATGTACCAACAAGCCTATAAAGCTGCGACTGGCTCAGCGTTAGGATTTGGCAATGACAGCGGTCAAACCACAGATCTTCATATCAATGATGAGCGGACTCGCATTGTTGATGTAATTGGCAGCCCTGCTGCGTTTTACCGTATCCCCTATCTATCACACAAACCAGAAACTGGATTTGGTGTTCCTTATTATCTCGCCGAAGCTGATGCAGTCATGGATAGAACAGAAGCAGCTGAATTGTTGTATATGGGAACTCATCCTCACCTGTTAATCAATCATGAAATAGGCACATTCACTCAGCATTGGGGTTCTGAAATTCCTAGGTTAATGCGCGTCACTCAGCCTTACAACTATAGAGCCTCAGTCGTTGCAGCCATGCACGCTGTAGATATTGTGACTAATAAAAACCCTTTACATGTCACTAAGTCAACCGCTAATTCCTGCGGTAAAAACTGTGTGGTGTCTAATGCCATTTACGACCCACAAAACACGAAAGTCATCTGGCAGGAAATCTATCCGTTAAATCGCAATATCCACCCAGGTGACGCACAGGATTTCGGCATTGAAGACGAAAAAGCCGGAAATGGCAATTACGTGTTTATTCTTTGGCGCAAATACCGTGGCTGTATTCAGAATAAAGGCAAGCTCGTGAACTTTCTTACTTTTCCCAAGGTTGGGCAACCTCAAAAACGATAG
- a CDS encoding integrating conjugative element protein — translation MKKYLLLALLVPTLTHAGSFMPSQSDYYYELGGTSNLFIPPVNKDQTLVIGADIDGRMGFSCSGFNPVVSITNTFQDLKKSALNIPGGVIDNLKGSVAGFPLYKLQQSMPALYNVLQNAASSAQNEFTLKVKDCQEVKQALEQNQSPMEGILSVSDSQGWLDAAKRAKKENVDVTETSKSIAQKRDEYGLPWIGHDKGNAGGKFQRPIKVINDVVIAGYNILLERKPLDSLEKPSTKIPMVQSWPTPTDAANWAVKVLGDIQVSSSENKQNHDAKAGIGLSALLQSCANANTCSQNIAKALWNLVNGTWTLTEENLHKVSASNLLITDEVITTIQHLTREEQMLTVSKLAEEIAVQNMLDKALMMRRILQAGLQVQEVQNLKPAMNMVLFALKKLDDDIHSLSFENDVRKKMMTETLGTIMDIRHQAQSQNIPGQDHEQPAVKNGAIYVKENKGA, via the coding sequence ATGAAAAAATATCTATTACTAGCTTTACTCGTTCCAACACTGACTCATGCTGGCAGCTTTATGCCTAGCCAATCGGATTACTATTATGAATTAGGCGGAACCTCCAATTTATTTATTCCACCTGTTAATAAAGACCAAACGCTGGTTATTGGTGCAGATATTGATGGCCGTATGGGATTCTCCTGTAGCGGTTTTAATCCTGTCGTATCCATTACCAATACTTTTCAGGATTTGAAAAAATCAGCGTTAAACATCCCTGGAGGTGTCATTGATAACTTAAAAGGTTCAGTCGCAGGATTCCCTCTTTATAAGCTACAACAGTCCATGCCTGCTTTATACAATGTTCTGCAAAATGCAGCATCCAGCGCGCAAAATGAATTTACTCTCAAAGTTAAAGATTGTCAGGAAGTCAAACAAGCATTGGAACAAAACCAATCTCCAATGGAGGGCATATTATCAGTGTCCGATAGTCAGGGATGGCTTGATGCTGCCAAACGAGCTAAAAAGGAAAATGTTGATGTGACTGAGACATCGAAAAGTATTGCTCAAAAACGTGATGAATATGGGCTTCCCTGGATAGGCCACGATAAAGGCAATGCTGGCGGTAAGTTTCAACGTCCTATTAAGGTCATTAATGATGTGGTTATTGCTGGCTACAACATCCTTTTAGAGAGAAAACCCTTAGATTCTTTGGAGAAACCAAGTACCAAAATACCTATGGTACAAAGCTGGCCGACACCTACCGATGCAGCTAATTGGGCAGTTAAGGTTCTTGGTGATATTCAGGTCAGCAGCAGTGAGAACAAACAAAACCATGATGCTAAAGCAGGAATTGGTTTATCAGCTTTATTGCAAAGCTGTGCGAACGCTAATACCTGTAGTCAGAACATTGCCAAAGCCTTATGGAATTTGGTCAATGGTACTTGGACTCTGACTGAAGAAAATCTACATAAAGTCAGCGCCTCCAATTTACTGATTACTGATGAAGTCATTACCACTATTCAGCACCTGACCCGTGAAGAACAAATGCTCACTGTCTCCAAACTAGCTGAGGAAATCGCTGTTCAAAATATGTTGGATAAAGCGTTGATGATGCGCCGCATCTTGCAGGCAGGCTTACAAGTGCAAGAAGTACAGAATTTAAAACCAGCTATGAATATGGTCTTGTTTGCCCTAAAAAAATTGGATGATGACATTCACTCCTTGTCCTTTGAAAACGATGTCCGTAAAAAAATGATGACCGAAACCTTGGGAACCATCATGGATATTAGACATCAAGCCCAAAGCCAAAACATCCCAGGTCAGGATCACGAACAGCCTGCTGTTAAAAACGGTGCAATCTACGTTAAAGAAAATAAAGGAGCTTAA
- a CDS encoding conjugal transfer protein TraG N-terminal domain-containing protein yields the protein MIVFNPLSLYTTYLGWQQYEVLFNALWQTGLLYLGFLAIGYRFLKNVLNPAGAFYAVEHALNNFLYELATTFLICSLFVYPCVPLETKALQFKPLCGLKNPTTAVIGDSGTTYDEAFADLLTNQVKIPIGFAIIQNFMSSFTYSLMKVTGCTDSLQSIQGDLVSTYLPQNIRKQALDFHRQCFIEARTQFNSEKHEASELDPMLKRYGGEDDLNWMGSKILQKMYYSKLHARQPVPGFTFHQAPNRNLEKAANRGDIPPEQLPEDGYPSCQQWWHKIKADLVDVSNQASVFNKHLNYYAMLDRVRQYKVKHPRAWKADISAEDFIAKMLLQESKDMQASSVQNLMDNNNGKVASAITHSLVNVGQWTKSWTSTPLKREAIMQTLPVMQAFFMFFLIILTPMVLSLSCYSTRALGSLCALFVMAIFLQYLWHLVGFLERSVLDPLGENDAISAMKNMAVMFYFVAPVLLLRLSSHFGGDAGAGLMDLVNGSDRQSESMAQSGMQVAKTGVKIISKGIR from the coding sequence ATGATTGTCTTTAACCCTTTATCTCTCTACACCACCTATCTAGGCTGGCAACAGTATGAGGTTCTATTCAACGCCCTGTGGCAAACAGGGCTGTTGTATCTTGGCTTTTTGGCCATTGGTTATCGCTTTCTTAAGAACGTGCTTAATCCAGCTGGAGCGTTCTATGCAGTTGAACATGCATTAAATAATTTTCTTTATGAATTGGCCACCACTTTCCTGATATGCAGCTTATTCGTCTACCCCTGCGTACCACTGGAAACCAAAGCCCTGCAATTTAAACCCTTATGTGGATTGAAGAATCCAACTACTGCGGTTATTGGCGACAGCGGAACAACTTATGATGAAGCCTTTGCAGATCTGCTAACTAACCAGGTCAAAATTCCCATAGGCTTTGCCATCATTCAGAACTTCATGTCGAGCTTTACTTACAGTCTCATGAAAGTAACGGGTTGCACCGACAGTTTACAGTCCATTCAAGGCGATTTGGTATCAACCTATCTGCCACAGAATATTCGCAAGCAAGCCCTGGATTTTCATAGACAATGTTTTATTGAAGCAAGAACACAATTCAATAGTGAAAAGCATGAAGCCAGTGAATTAGACCCCATGCTAAAACGCTATGGCGGTGAAGATGATTTAAACTGGATGGGTTCTAAAATCCTACAAAAAATGTATTACAGCAAACTCCATGCACGCCAACCTGTTCCTGGTTTTACGTTCCACCAAGCTCCTAATCGCAACCTTGAAAAGGCAGCTAATCGTGGGGATATTCCACCAGAACAGTTGCCAGAAGACGGTTATCCCAGCTGTCAGCAATGGTGGCATAAAATCAAAGCAGATCTGGTTGATGTTTCTAATCAAGCCAGTGTTTTTAACAAGCACCTAAATTACTACGCCATGTTGGATAGGGTTAGGCAGTATAAAGTAAAACATCCTAGAGCCTGGAAAGCAGACATCAGTGCAGAAGATTTTATTGCCAAGATGCTCTTGCAAGAAAGTAAGGACATGCAGGCAAGCTCAGTACAAAACCTCATGGACAATAACAATGGCAAAGTTGCATCTGCGATAACCCATAGCTTGGTCAATGTCGGGCAATGGACAAAATCCTGGACATCCACCCCATTAAAAAGAGAAGCCATCATGCAAACTCTGCCCGTTATGCAGGCATTTTTCATGTTCTTTTTAATCATTCTCACCCCAATGGTTCTGTCATTGAGTTGCTACAGCACCAGAGCATTAGGCAGCTTGTGCGCCTTATTTGTCATGGCTATTTTTCTTCAATACCTCTGGCATTTAGTAGGATTTCTTGAACGTTCAGTGCTTGACCCATTAGGTGAAAACGATGCAATTTCGGCCATGAAGAATATGGCGGTGATGTTTTACTTTGTTGCACCAGTTTTATTGCTGAGATTATCAAGTCATTTTGGCGGTGACGCTGGGGCGGGTCTTATGGATTTGGTCAATGGTTCAGATAGGCAGAGCGAAAGCATGGCGCAATCAGGTATGCAGGTAGCCAAGACAGGAGTAAAAATTATTTCAAAAGGAATTCGATGA
- the traD gene encoding type IV conjugative transfer system coupling protein TraD, with amino-acid sequence MSNYPMNNLLREPTEAWSAITCLSLSLLAYTQPHLFLLTQTMGLYAALALLIPGIYRARQAIKIKRYHQRLLAMPTYALSTTEIPLSKNWLFLGKGFRWRPSHTQKLHQIKQVKNEKFMQRNNCYQLARRFCQNHEHTKLAKWLNTNSKLNPFRPDPPVGGSPFLHGVGEEDKPVYIPQDVRVGHTFVVGTTRVGKTRLASILINQDIRNGDAVIVVDPKGDQELVRDMMAACKVSGRTEDFKIVHLGFPEQSAQYNPLKNFDQISEVATRITDAISAEGEGKQFAAFAWKYVNIVAICLEEMNQPITYQTIAFYISRLEQLLMSYADNILPNHYPNYHQEIDEIIEEHDSKIGKNNKTKSPMERHQAVVQYVKDHINKTIKNNNAEALHDQILIDLYDAAIMDKHYYDKITASVGPVLSEINKSNALKILSSKAQPGEIELMDVIKNKKVLYIGLDSLTNPNIAQAVGKAFLSDLVSTAGKIYKEPNARYTLNLHCDELSEIIQDSFVKILNKAGGAGFQVTAYAQTIQDMEVALGSRAKAEVSEGNFNTLIMLRVKNEETANLLVKVLPQVGVVGQTQVSMVNDTPHGDDGVYFNTTNEDRVQTSSVPMIGVDDIISLPKGQAFMIVNGGELYKIRIPLPLGCNKKAKTPMPIFNTCFNRTV; translated from the coding sequence ATGAGCAATTACCCCATGAATAACCTATTAAGAGAACCAACAGAAGCCTGGTCAGCCATTACCTGTTTATCTCTCTCCTTACTGGCATATACCCAACCGCATTTGTTTTTACTAACACAAACCATGGGATTATATGCTGCACTCGCATTATTAATCCCTGGAATTTATAGAGCCCGGCAAGCAATTAAAATAAAACGCTATCACCAAAGATTATTAGCCATGCCCACTTATGCCCTATCCACCACAGAAATACCTTTATCCAAAAACTGGTTGTTCCTGGGCAAAGGCTTTCGCTGGCGACCAAGCCACACTCAAAAGCTGCATCAAATTAAACAGGTCAAAAATGAAAAGTTTATGCAACGAAACAATTGCTACCAGCTTGCCAGAAGATTCTGCCAAAACCATGAACACACGAAGTTAGCCAAATGGCTAAATACCAATTCAAAACTAAACCCTTTTAGACCTGACCCACCTGTTGGCGGTAGTCCATTCTTGCATGGCGTAGGCGAAGAAGATAAACCTGTATACATCCCTCAAGATGTACGTGTAGGTCATACCTTCGTAGTCGGTACAACCAGGGTAGGAAAAACACGTTTGGCCAGTATTCTAATTAACCAAGACATCCGAAATGGGGATGCTGTTATCGTTGTAGATCCCAAAGGCGATCAAGAGCTGGTTAGAGATATGATGGCAGCCTGTAAAGTATCAGGACGGACAGAAGACTTCAAAATCGTACACTTAGGATTCCCAGAACAATCCGCACAATACAACCCCTTAAAGAACTTCGACCAAATCAGCGAAGTTGCAACACGCATCACTGATGCAATCTCCGCAGAAGGTGAAGGAAAACAGTTCGCAGCCTTCGCCTGGAAATACGTCAATATCGTTGCCATATGTCTGGAAGAAATGAATCAACCCATTACCTACCAAACAATTGCCTTCTATATCAGCCGATTAGAACAGCTGTTAATGTCCTATGCTGACAACATTCTTCCTAACCACTATCCTAATTATCATCAAGAGATAGATGAAATCATCGAGGAGCATGATAGTAAAATAGGAAAAAATAATAAGACAAAATCCCCAATGGAACGCCACCAGGCTGTCGTTCAGTATGTCAAAGACCACATCAACAAAACCATCAAAAACAACAATGCCGAAGCTCTACACGACCAAATTTTAATAGACCTCTACGATGCAGCCATTATGGATAAGCATTATTACGACAAAATAACGGCCAGTGTTGGTCCTGTACTTTCTGAAATCAATAAAAGCAATGCCTTAAAAATCTTATCGTCAAAAGCTCAACCAGGTGAAATTGAATTGATGGATGTAATTAAAAATAAGAAAGTGCTTTATATCGGCTTAGATAGCCTAACCAATCCCAATATTGCCCAAGCAGTAGGAAAAGCTTTTTTGTCTGATCTGGTGTCTACAGCTGGTAAAATCTATAAAGAACCCAACGCACGATACACTTTAAATCTACACTGCGATGAGTTATCAGAAATTATCCAAGATTCTTTTGTGAAGATTCTCAATAAAGCAGGCGGTGCTGGATTTCAGGTCACTGCTTATGCTCAAACCATTCAAGATATGGAAGTTGCACTTGGTTCCAGAGCTAAAGCAGAAGTATCTGAAGGAAATTTTAATACCTTGATTATGTTGCGTGTTAAAAATGAAGAAACAGCTAATTTACTGGTTAAAGTCCTACCGCAAGTCGGTGTTGTCGGACAGACTCAAGTTTCGATGGTTAACGACACACCACATGGGGATGACGGGGTTTATTTTAATACGACTAATGAAGATAGAGTACAAACGTCTTCTGTGCCGATGATTGGAGTGGATGATATTATTTCTTTACCTAAAGGACAGGCTTTTATGATAGTAAATGGTGGAGAACTATACAAAATTCGAATTCCTCTACCTTTAGGCTGCAATAAAAAGGCTAAAACACCTATGCCAATATTCAACACCTGCTTCAATCGCACAGTATGA
- a CDS encoding GNAT family N-acetyltransferase, with product MIQIEKITGELVKALCQKITAELPEYFGLPEANEHYAIGVTKHINFAAKKNDNYIGLISIDFPYPNNANIYWMAVRRDFHRQGVGKQLIDEACHFAITQGAKTITVETLSPSESEENYLKTYLFYQSVGFKALFDLKPAGYEWNMAYMMKQLEPLAINQQAIAIKTLTLSDIPFLVDAFQKANWQKPASLFEKYYQEQQQAERVVWLAYFQDQIAGYVTLKWTSLYKPFAQKQIPEIMDLNVLPSFRKFGIGSTLLTAAEEKAASQHSHVGLGVGLYGGQDGGYGQAQRLYIKRGYIPDGLGVTYDYKPVDPGKMVSLDDDLILWFTKQIDS from the coding sequence ATGATTCAAATTGAAAAAATAACGGGTGAACTAGTTAAAGCCTTGTGTCAAAAAATTACAGCGGAGTTACCTGAGTACTTCGGATTACCTGAAGCAAATGAGCATTACGCTATAGGTGTTACAAAACATATAAATTTCGCTGCGAAAAAGAATGATAACTATATTGGTCTCATTTCAATTGATTTTCCTTATCCTAATAATGCCAATATTTATTGGATGGCTGTGAGACGTGATTTTCACCGTCAAGGTGTTGGAAAGCAATTAATAGATGAGGCTTGTCATTTTGCTATAACGCAAGGTGCTAAAACTATAACCGTTGAAACTCTAAGCCCTTCCGAGTCAGAAGAGAATTATCTTAAAACGTATCTGTTCTATCAGTCGGTTGGTTTTAAAGCTCTTTTTGATTTAAAACCCGCCGGATATGAGTGGAATATGGCATATATGATGAAACAGCTTGAACCTTTAGCAATAAACCAACAGGCAATTGCTATCAAAACACTGACGTTATCTGATATCCCCTTTCTGGTCGATGCCTTTCAAAAAGCAAATTGGCAAAAACCTGCGTCGTTATTTGAAAAGTATTACCAAGAACAACAACAGGCTGAACGAGTCGTATGGTTGGCTTATTTTCAAGATCAAATTGCCGGCTATGTTACGCTAAAATGGACATCACTCTATAAACCTTTTGCGCAAAAACAAATCCCAGAAATTATGGACTTAAATGTCTTACCTTCTTTTCGAAAATTCGGAATAGGAAGTACTTTACTAACAGCCGCTGAAGAAAAAGCAGCTAGTCAGCACTCACATGTAGGTCTTGGCGTTGGTTTATATGGCGGACAAGATGGGGGATATGGACAAGCGCAACGGCTTTACATCAAACGCGGCTATATTCCTGATGGACTGGGGGTCACTTATGACTATAAACCAGTTGATCCAGGAAAAATGGTTTCTTTGGACGATGATTTGATATTATGGTTTACCAAGCAGATTGATTCGTAA
- a CDS encoding phosphotransferase, which yields MENLISHYSFKFNLHNAIFTHIEHKDAMVAVVYKVVLPDGSRSILKICPRDEDYHREVYFLQFFSKLIRVPKIIKIEPPFKGIYGGILMEYLPGSVLTHNELTENLAFEIGAMLACIHLNRTSSYGDLTQPYHLTCDPKTPLRIKFKEGLSECRGHLSQGIIDQIQGYYDSHENIINYVDGPCIIHRDFRPGNILVKNKKLLGIIDWASARSSFAEEDFCALELNEWSSNSKIKASFLDGYASIRPIPNYTQLMPLLLMARSIAIIGYTIKKGTWNSMDSLIHNKNLEYIKKLLVTSDGQ from the coding sequence ATGGAAAATTTAATTTCTCACTATAGTTTCAAGTTTAATTTACACAATGCTATTTTCACCCACATTGAGCACAAAGATGCTATGGTAGCAGTAGTTTATAAAGTGGTTTTGCCCGATGGAAGCCGAAGTATTTTAAAAATATGTCCTCGTGATGAGGATTATCATCGTGAGGTATATTTTTTACAGTTTTTCTCAAAGTTAATACGAGTTCCTAAAATCATTAAAATAGAACCTCCATTCAAAGGAATCTATGGTGGTATATTAATGGAGTATCTACCAGGAAGTGTGCTTACTCACAATGAATTGACTGAAAATCTTGCATTTGAGATTGGAGCGATGCTTGCCTGCATCCATCTAAATAGGACTAGTAGTTATGGCGATTTAACCCAACCATACCATTTAACTTGTGATCCAAAAACGCCATTGAGAATTAAATTTAAAGAAGGCTTATCTGAATGCAGAGGGCATCTTTCTCAAGGAATTATAGATCAAATACAAGGGTATTATGATTCTCATGAGAATATTATAAATTATGTAGATGGCCCATGTATTATTCATCGTGATTTTCGTCCAGGGAATATCCTTGTAAAGAACAAAAAATTATTAGGAATCATTGATTGGGCTTCTGCTCGTTCAAGTTTTGCTGAGGAAGATTTTTGTGCTTTAGAGCTTAATGAATGGTCCTCAAATTCTAAAATAAAAGCTAGTTTTTTAGATGGGTACGCCAGCATAAGGCCAATACCAAATTATACTCAATTAATGCCACTTTTGCTTATGGCGAGGTCTATTGCTATCATTGGTTATACTATCAAAAAGGGAACTTGGAATAGTATGGACTCTTTAATTCATAACAAAAATCTGGAATATATTAAAAAGTTGCTTGTTACTTCTGATGGTCAATGA